Proteins found in one Schistocerca serialis cubense isolate TAMUIC-IGC-003099 chromosome 5, iqSchSeri2.2, whole genome shotgun sequence genomic segment:
- the LOC126481008 gene encoding uncharacterized protein LOC126481008 isoform X1 has translation MDDESDNPEYDLMISSKDWQKVTNTHIQAGFREGAEEGRKNAFQKGFDVGYTEGFSVGHKLGIIRGVLSVLQNDTGHSPAPSKEEEKRCKPLGNPLIDICKLCEEDNQNHDSPADVSEVRLKQERISAEKIKELKDQHAEQFTKFGIVINDIMGTK, from the exons ATGGATGACGAAAGTGATAATCCCGAGTACGACTTGATGATATCATCAAAAGACTGGCAAAAAGTGACAAACACGCATATTCAG GCTGGTTTTAGAGAAGGTGCAGAAGAAGGAAGGAAAAATGCATTCCAGAAAGGTTTTGATGTTGGCTACACTGAAGGATTTTCAGTAGGCCACAAATTAGGTATCATCAGAGGAGTATTGAG tgTTCTTCAGAATGATACTGGACATTCACCAGCACCAAGCAAAGAAGAGGAAAAAAGATGCAAGCCTCTCGGCAACCCATTAATAGATATTTGCAAACTTTGTGAAGAAGACAACCAGAACCATGACTCTCCTGCAGATGTTTCTGAAGTACGCTTAAAACAAGAAAGGATATCAGctgaaaaaattaaagaattaaaagACCAGCATGCAGAACAATTTACTAAATTTGGTATTGTAATAAATGACATTATGGGTACTAAATAA
- the LOC126481008 gene encoding uncharacterized protein LOC126481008 isoform X2, with the protein MDELWPVCLPSGAIVLHLEQQRNNFPKSQQELIIHQLPSVLQNDTGHSPAPSKEEEKRCKPLGNPLIDICKLCEEDNQNHDSPADVSEVRLKQERISAEKIKELKDQHAEQFTKFGIVINDIMGTK; encoded by the exons AtggatgaactgtggcctgtttgtttacccagtggtgccattgtacttcatcttgaacaacaaaggaataattttccgaaaagtcagcaagaactTATCATTCATCAGTTGCCAAG tgTTCTTCAGAATGATACTGGACATTCACCAGCACCAAGCAAAGAAGAGGAAAAAAGATGCAAGCCTCTCGGCAACCCATTAATAGATATTTGCAAACTTTGTGAAGAAGACAACCAGAACCATGACTCTCCTGCAGATGTTTCTGAAGTACGCTTAAAACAAGAAAGGATATCAGctgaaaaaattaaagaattaaaagACCAGCATGCAGAACAATTTACTAAATTTGGTATTGTAATAAATGACATTATGGGTACTAAATAA